A single region of the Brassica rapa cultivar Chiifu-401-42 chromosome A03, CAAS_Brap_v3.01, whole genome shotgun sequence genome encodes:
- the LOC103857856 gene encoding protein RALF-like 36, which translates to MVISKKTIVKSLALVAIICIVMSTAEATNIGNGAMGTDRKGCAPGACEGQANPYTPGCENGEKCRGG; encoded by the coding sequence ATGGTTATATCCAAGAAAACAATTGTTAAATCACTGGCTCTTGTAGCCATTATATGTATTGTTATGAGCACAGCTGAAGCTACAAATATAGGGAATGGAGCTATGGGCACAGACCGCAAGGGTTGTGCCCCGGGAGCATGTGAAGGTCAGGCTAACCCATACACACCAGGTTGTGAAAATGGCGAAAAATGTCGTGGGGGTTGA